The genomic region ATATGTGAATGAAATTAATTAAAGTGGGGAGGTCAAAAGGGCCCTCAGCTGACAGTCCTTTGGACTGCCTCCAGAATCCTCCCACCATCACAACTAGCAGTCCTCAGCCCACCCGTCCGTGGCTACCCAAGGCTTCTAACCAGATACCAGGGTGGGGACACGGGTTACCGTAGTccttggggaggggggcaggtgcTGAGGGATGCACAACAGGCTTCTGGCGGCGCTCCTGGGTGGGACTAGGGACTTCGGGGACAGGCtcgtcctcttcctcttcttcttcctcctcccttcggGGCGGAGGGGCCATTGGGGCAGGATCTGTCTTAGTCATGGTCCTCGGTGGCTCTCAGGGGGGCGGGTGCAGAGTTGGGGGCGGCGTGCAGGCAAATCCTGGAGGCAGGGGTCAGATAGAGCGCCCCACAGGCTCCGGGGTCCAAGTCCCCAGAAGCTCCTAGGGCCTGGGATGGCCCCCGCCCCCCCCTCCAATCTTGGGCAACCAGAGGGACCCCCGTTACCCATCAGAGGGCCTGAGGATATGAGGCTGGCGCCTGCCCCCTGCCCCAGGCCCGGCCCCCCATTCTTCTCCCCGGTCAGGTTCCCGGGGAGGCCCACGGTCTCGGCCGCCCCCTCCCGGGGTTTGTTTATCTCAGGATGCAGGATGCTTCGCCCCTCCCCTTCTCACCGGCCTCCCTCTTCGCATCTTACCTGGGGTCGGGGTGACCAGGATGGAGACCAAGGCTGAGACGGAGGAGACCGCGGGAGCAATGGGGTGTCGCTGTCGGGGGACGCggtgggggagaagagggagacagagagaaggggaCGAGGCCCAGACGCccacgggggtgggggtggagaggagggaggggcgCTGGCGGCGCATGCGCCGTGGCCACGCGCGGGGGAGGAGAAGCCTCCAGGCGGCGCGCGTGTATGGAGGCGCCAGGGGCCGGGTCGGGAAGGGATGGAAGCCGAGGACCCGGAAAGGATGTGAGCCGCACCGGGACCGGAGAGTTGGAGCAGAAACAGCGGCAAAAGAGAGGCATGGGAAGGCGGGCGCAGGTCTCCTGTCCATCCGCACCTAGGGGATCCAACCCCAGGCCTGCATGTAGGCCAGTTAGGGCAGTGGTCTGTCCACCCTCCAGGACCTCAGCCCTGACCCCTTGTCCATGATCGTCCTATAACGGGGTCCCGGAGGAGTGATTCTGTATATTTTCACCCTTACCATCATCATACAGCGCTCACCCAGCACTCActcaggcccagagaggttaagcgGCTTTCTCACTGGAGCAGACAAAGTAGGTGATGCAGAATCTGATTCATAATCAAGCTACACGTCTGTATAGtagagctcttttttttctttctttttgacggTACCGGGGCTTGagcccagggcctacaccttgagccactccaccagccctttttcgtgaaaggattttttgagatagggtcttgcaaactgtttgcccaggctggctttgaaccatgatcctcctgatctctgcctcctgagtttagaattacaggcatgagtcgcTGGTGCCCTGCCAGTGGAGTCTCTTAACCACCAGCCCACAGTAGCAGTGTCTATGGTACAGATCTGTCAATGAACTCTCAGAACCTGTGTGCCCCCAGGAAGGCCTCTTGGAGCCAGCCCAGGGCCTTGACTCAGCCCAGCTGGCTGTTGCTCAAGCTGCTCCAAATCACCCTGGCCTAGGTGACTGCTTTCCACCTCTCATCATTCTAACGTGCAGGCCCAGTAGCTCCAAGGTGTTTCTAGAatttcacccccacccccatcccaggcCCTGGTCTATACTGCATTTCCCACCTAGACTATGGCAGCAGTCTGCTCTCTGTTCTCCCTGTGCCTCTACCTGCCCCCGCCCACCCTTCTGCTGCCCTCATGCAGCCACAAGGTCCTATTAACACCTGTCACGTCAAGGCCCTCCTCCTCAAGTATTGCTTGCTGCACCTTGCTCCAGGTAGAAGCCAGGGCTCTCAGCTGTGGCCCTACATAAACTTGCCCCCTTTGCCCTCCCCCGccttttttttgggttttttttgttgttgttgtactggggcttcaactcatcagggcctatatcttaagccactgtaccagccatttttttgtgaaggatttttttcaagataaagagTCTCAGgaataatctctgcctcctgaatagctaggattactggtgtgagccacgggCTCATCCTCCCCTTTGCTTGTTATACTCCAGCCATGCCAGCCTCCTTGCTGGAGCCACAACAGCCTGTTCTCTGGCTGTTCCTTGCTCCTAGAAGCTCTCCCCTAGATACCTATGTggtctcctctcccttcttctaGGATCTCACTCATCTGTGTTTTTTAAACACCATCTCTGCTCTCCCTAATAAAAATGGCAACCTTGCCCTTACCCCCTTCCTCACTTTGGTTTTCTACAGAACAACACTGCCTTCCTGACTCTGAGGCCTCTTCAGGGCTATTCTTGCCCCTGAGTACTGGCCCACGTGCCCTCAAGGGTTGGCCTCATCATTCAGGGTTTGCTTAAATGCTGCCTCCTTGGAGAGCCTCCCACCACTCTGTGACATTTTTTACCCAGTCTTTAGAACACGTGCCACAGTCTGAAGTGATAGGGTTTATTCACCTTCTAGAGGGGAATGTGAACACCATAAGGGCAGGGATATTTCGGCTGTGTTCACTATCACGTCCTTCTTGGTAGCAGGCTTAGCCCATGGTGCCAAAGGCCCTTCAGAAACCAGCCCAGCACTCCTCCAACAAGTGAGCCCTGTTCTGCTGAGGCTTTCCTGACTGCAAGGATGTGAGCTGGGAGTGGCAGGAGCTGGGTACCCAGAGGGATGAGGGAGGGGGGTGAGGGCTGAGGGGCACTTGGACCCAGGTCACCCATATGATTCAAAGGGGTCCATAGGAGTGGTAGCCAGCACTCCTCCCCAAATATAAATGGTGGGGTTGTGCCAAGACCAGGTGTGATTATCTCTCTTCTTCCGTCTTCTGTCTTCAGTCCCTTGGCACTATCCATCCCAACACTTATGCACTGGGTGTCTGGGTGTCCAGGAGCTCAGGTTTGGCATCCAGGGTGGCAGGTGCAGGGCCTTGGGCAAGGACCACGGCTATGTCAGGCCCTCCACAGATGATGAAGGTTTGGGATTCCTTGGGTCCAGGCAGCTGGGCCATCCAGGCATGAAGTGGTAGACATGGGTAACACAGGGAGATGGGGGAACAGAGAGATGGGCAAAAAGACAATGTGGCAGAGAGAATGAGATGGAGAGCCAGGAATGAGAGGAGACACGGATTGAGTGGAGacaagagaggcagagagagacactGTTAGCTCAGGGGCCTGGCAGGCTCCACAGACAGCCCCAGGCCTAAGCTTGAATTCTGTCCCAGCCCTACTtccccccttccctgcccccctccccagcaGCAGTCACACTGCTACACCAGCTAACTGCTATTGCCCTAAACATGACCCCAGCAAAGCCAGATCTCCTCGACcttcagaaaaaaaacagaagttacttcttttggcagtgctggccTTTGAATCCAGGGTTTCATGCTTCCCAGACAAGctcgctaccacttgagccactccaccagcccttttttgtttattttcaaccAAATCTTAATCTGGTCGTTAACTGAGACATCTCAGTACTCAGGGGTACTGTGGGGGTGCCTTTCTGAACTCCCGTGAGCCCAGCGCCCATAACTGCAGGGGCCTCCCATACAGGTGGGGCTGAAAGGCATGGGCACTCGGCTAGGGACCTCAACTCTGCTCTGGGGTTCTAAGCACCCCTGCAGTAAAATATAGGGCCTGGGAGGCACTAGTGGGAGAGTTGCAACCTCAGGCTTGATAGGGTCAGGCAGGGAGCCTGCAACGGGAGCCTGCAACGGGAGCTCCTATCGCCTCTGCAGCCGCGCACCTGGGTTTGAGTAATGACTGTAATTTACTGGCTGTCTGACCTCGGGCAAATTACTGGAACCTTCTATGCCTCGGTTTTTACATCTGGAAATGGGGACAATAGCGGTATCAAGATCATAGTGCTTTTTCAGTAAGTCCCTGTGACTGGAGGGTAAGAGGAGCTCTCTAAAGTATCACTCATAAGGCAGCAGCTGTCGCTCATCTCTGACCAGCAGTTCTTGGCGGCATTGCACTGGCCAGATTTTGCTTTTCCTTGCGATGCTGCAGGTTGAGCCTGGGGATCCGCGCTCTGCCACTGCGCCTCACCCCCAGTCCCCAAGGCGGGAAAGGCCCGGCGGCCCCGGGCACTCACCACGCGCGGCGGACCCCTTCGCGCCCGCGCGCTGTCACTGCGCAGCTGCTGCGCCAGCTGCTCCAGCGCCCGCAGCTGCGCCTGGTGCCGCTCGTGGCGCCGCTGCAGCCTCCGCACCCGCCGCTGCAGCGCCCCAAGCGCGGCCCGCAGCCCGGCCCGCGGGGACTGCGCCGAGACTCCGGCGCCTGGCGCGGCGGGCACGGGGGCCAGGAGCACGGTGGCCGCGGCCTCGGGGCTCGCGGAGGTGGGCGCCAGCACCACGACCTGCACGGGGCCAGCGGCCGCGCCCGCGGGCTCCGGGGACCCGGGCGCAGCCTCGGGCGCGGGAGGAGGCGGCGGCGCCAGCGGCTTCTCGGCGCTTCGGCTCCGCCGCGAGCTCTGGAAGACAAGGCCGGGGAGCAGTGAGGGCGGACCCCATAGGGCGTCCCTCAGGAGGGGAGGGACCCCTCTCCCCACGCTCACCTTGGCGGGCGGCGCCCGGGAGAAGATGGAGGGCACGGCGTCGGGCCGCAGGTAGCGCACGCCCCAGCGCCACTGGAAGCAGGAGGGCGTGAAGTGCTCGCTGCACAGGTGCTGGTGGCAGCTGGGCACCCAGTGCTCCCGGCCCATGCGCCGCAGCCAGGCCTGCAGCCGCGGACCGTCCTTCAGAGGGAACCTGCAGGCGGCCGGGTCAGCACCACACAGCCCCATCCGCCCCTTCCCGACCACAGCCACACCCGAGGCCCCTGGACTCCAAGCCTGGGCGTCCCCTGGGCCAAATTGGCTCTGCTGTCCCCTCCTCCTTAGCCTTTCTCTACTTCACacggttttggttttttttttttgccatactggggcttgaactcagggcctacactgtcagccactccaccagcccctttttgtgaaaggttttttcgagatagggtcttgagaactacttgccaggactggcttccaGCCCCactcctcctgatccctgcctcccgagtagctgggattacaggcgtgagccaccggcaccctggCACTCTTGAGCTCCACCTGCTAAACCTCCAGCGTGGGCCCCTCTCACACATCCTCCTGGCAGGTCTCGGGTAGCAGCCCCTTCCTCATTTTTCTGGCTACACTCGACCCTTTAATCTGTTTCTGCCCGTGGACCTGAGGGAGCAGTTCATAAAACCAGACATCAAGAATGAAAGATTCTGCAGTCCAGTCAAAACACAGGAGTGGAAGGGTGCGAGTTACTGAGTAAGATTTAAGAATCATCAGCCCAAAGTCACATGGCAACAATTCTGTAAAAAGTCAATTTTAAGACaactggagaaaagagaaataaactgcAGATTACAtaattgttaaaaattaattttgctgaATGTAATGATTGTATTGTTTATGCTTCTAAAACAGTCTTCTGTTGGGAGAACATCCTAAAAATGTTACAGGTAAAAGATGTGAGGTCTGGGATTTAAAATATTACAGAACAAAAAATTCAAAGGTGCAGGGGGTGGGACAGTGAAAAAGATTACCAAAATGTATCTGGTGAAACAGTGATACATGAGTCATACAAacctatgtgtgtatgtttgaaaaCAActattaaaagtttttctttttctttttggtgttactggggtttgaactcagggcttcacacttgtaaggtaggctctctactgcttgagccacacctccagccctgttaaaaaagattttaacaactcaacaacaaaaagcaaataacCTGATTTTAAGAATGGGCAAAGGAGGTATACAAATGAACAACAAACATGTGAAAACATGCTGGGATCAGGAATcattcaggaaatgcaaatcaaaccatgGCAAAATGTTACCCCACACCCACTGGAAGAGCaactgaaaaaaacccaaaacagtaagtgttagtgaggatgtagCGAAATGGAACCCTGGTGGGCTGTTGCCAATGTAACATGGTGTTAGCCATTATGGAACACAGTGTGCAggtcctcaaaaaaattaaaaacagaacgaCCAAATGATCTAGCActtgcatttctttcttgttttttttttgttttttgttttttttgcagtggggagttaaactcagggcctacaccttgagccattccaccagctcttcttgtggtttattttttttgagataagttctctcaaactatttgctcaggctggcttttaaCCAGAGATCCACCTgatttctgagtagctgggattacaggtgtgagccatcacttaacaagttttttttggggggggtggttttttttggcagcactaggatttgaactcagggcctggtgctttctaggcaggtgctgttatcacttgagccacttcaccagctcaaAATTTGGGAGTGATATAATATTCttacccttttttgtttgtttgtttttgtttcactggtatttgaacttagggcttcagggcttcatgcttcttaggcaggcactcaactgcCACCAACCCCACACTTCCGAGTACTTTACCCCAAAGAACTAACAGGTTTTGCACACCATGTTGATAAGAGCTTACTTAGTTCACAGTGGCCAAAAATGGAAGAGTCAATGGATACGTGAATGAATAAGCAATGAATACATGTGAATGAATGTCTATGCAGTAGAGTATTATTTAGccctaaaaagggaaaaattctgACAGATGCCACAACACAGATGCACCTCAGGGGCTGTTacagtaagtgaaataagccagtcacaaacaGATAAATGTTGATGATCCTACTTTACTGAGGTCCTTATGTAGTCAaactcacagagacagaaagtaaaatggtgCTCACTAGGCGCTtggagaggggagaaagagggaCTTTTCAGTGGAGACAGAACAATTCccaatttgtttagtttttgtttttgagactcaGTCTCTCTTtgcagctcagactggccttcaaCTTCACTTCCAatgttcctcctgcctcggcatccccagtgctggaattacaagcagaggccaccacatctggcttaacTTTTTCATGAGATAAAAAAGTTCTAGAGCTCTGTTGCACAACATGAATATATTTACAATTAccgtacacttaaaatggttaagatggtacattttatgtaatatatattacactacaattaaaaataaaaagttaaaaacattttaGACAGCTACTGTAGTATACCGAGCTCCACAGAGACAGCACTGGGGCAAGTGAGAGCTCGATGGGCACTGGGCAGTGAGAAATAACTAAACATTAGGACAAAAGAGATCCTAAGAAGCTGCTAGACAAAATGTCAGCATGTGCATTTTTTGTGCTAACTTTCCAGAAGGAGCACAAGAAGCACCATTCCTCGGAGTTTTCTAAGAAGTGCTCAGAGAGGTAGAGGCCCATGTCTGCAGCATggtccagcactcaggaggtgggaggctgagagagaaggatggtgagtttgagaccagcctgggctataaagtgaggccctgtctcaaaccacagaaacaacaaaaattagagaggaggaagagaagagaaatttgAAGACATAGAAAAAGCTGACAAGGCCcattatgaaataatgaaaatctgTATCTCTCCTCAGGCGAAATAAACATTCATGGACCCCAATGCACCAAAGAGGCTTCTCTTAGCCTTCTTGTTCTGTTCTGAGTATTGCTTCCAAATCAAAGGAGAACCTTCAGGCCTGGTCATTGGTGACATTGGGAAACTGGAAGAATGTGGAACAAGCCCACTGTGGACGACAAGTAGCCTTCCtttcagaaggaaaaatatgaaaaggatACTGATACACCCCAAGCTAATGGAAAAGGAAGTCATCAAGgctgaaaacagaaagaaaaaggaggaagacaaagaggaggaggatgacAATATGTAAGTTGGTTCCAGCACAGTATTTGTCTTGTCTGCAAGGCATTTAATTCCCTTCTATACATTTTACTCCTTTTAAAGGAAACAACTAGAACCCCAGTCCCATCCACCCCccaaacaaaaagagaagaaaataattgtaATGTAGGGTTAtgtaagatttgtttttaaactgtGCAGTGTCTTCtttacagtattttctttttctttttttctggtggtattttCAATAGCAACTAACCCTGCCTGGTACAGTGTGGGGTTGTAAGCTGGCAGAGAAAGTCAAAACATGTTCTTCTTGGTGCACCGGACAAGTTGCTTTTTTCATGTTCAGTTGTCTCTGATGAAGCTTATACAAAATAATTGTTCTGTTAACTAAGTAAGACTCcttagttctcaaaaaaaaaagttagccaagcaccagtggctcaggcctataatcctagcttctcaggaggcagagatcaggaggatggcagttcaaaacCACCCCAGAAAATAGTTCTCGGAAccctagctaaaaaaaaaaaaaaaatcccaactcaAAAAACAGgtctgatagagtggctcaaatggtagagagcctgcccacCAAacctgaggacctgagttcaaaccccagtactgccgaaagaaaaagattaaaaaaaagaagttgcagCTGTTTTAGTGACATTCTGAATACTCTAAATAgatacaattttttaatttaaaaaagcattttgatAAAAACTATGTgggcatacctataatcccagcacttgggaaagtGAGACAgtagaatcatgagtttgaggccagcctgagcaagaccttttctcaaaataaacttaaaaaaaagcagAGCTAAGTAAAAGGTTTCTCAGTGGGAGTGGGTGAGGATTTTCCCCTCAGGTACCACCTAAAAGCTCcatcttgtttcttcttcctggtGCCACTTGTCCCCAACATCTGTTCTTGCTCCATTACATAGTAATAAGTCTGTGTTTACACCTGGGCTCAAGGCTACCCACAATAAAAGCCTCATTTTCCAGCCTCATTTGCAGCCAGACATGGCCAAGTAACTAAGTTCTGGCTTGTCTACCCTGGGGCAGCTGCCAGTACCTGTGATTCAGCTGCTGAATTTGGAGATAATTTGTCATGTGGTACTAGATAACTAATGCAGCCGGTCATGCATGGGGACCTTCACAATGTTTTCCATATCTATGATATCATTTCTTTAACATGTTTCATAAAATTAACCAACTTTAAGTATTAAAAATACTCTAAAAAACCCCAGGGGACTGGGGGTGCGGCTtgagcagtagagtacctgcctactaaattcaaggccttgagttcaaaccacagtactgccaacaaaacaaaacaaaggcacTGAGGGCGGGCGTccgtggctcacgtctgtaatcctagctactcaggaggcagagattaggaggatctcggttcaaagccagcctgggcaaatagtttgagagatcctatcttgaaaaaaaaacccttcacaaaaaaagggctgatggaatgggtcaaggtgtaggccctgagttcaaactccagtaccacaaaagcaaaacaaaacaagtactgatggctcatgcctagaatcctaaactactcaggaggcagagatcggaagaACTGTGTTTCCAGgttagcccagggaaatagtctgccaggccctatctcaaaaatacccaacataaagaaagactggcagagtggatcaattggtaaagtgcctgcctagcaagtataaggccctccctgagttcaaacccaagtcctgccccccacaccaaaaaaaaaaaggaggaatgggGCTGGAGAGGTAGCTCAGGGGTACAGCAtttgcatgcacaaggccctctgttcatccccagcaccagaaaaaaagaaaaaaaaagtggtaagaGCGATGAGTGCTAGAAGAGAAAATACCACCTAGGAGACAGGATAAATAGACTCAGGCACATCACTGGAAAGAATACGACACAGCTGTAAAACTGACTATGGATGCTTTCTATGAACTGAGGCATATAATATGTGAAAAAAACCAAGGTTCCTAATAGAGTATATTAGCTTTTAGGAACTGTGGTATAAGGATCGTGAGACGGGAAATGTCCTAGAACACCTAGGTTGGCCCTAAACACCATCACAAGTGTCTTTATAGAGGGGGAAGATGTACCATGGACAAAAGAGAAAGTAATGTGTCTATGGAGCTACAGACTACAGGGGTGTGGCCCCAAGACAAGGAATGCCTGCAGTTACCAGAAACTGAAAGGGACAAGAACAGATTCCCTGTAAGAATCCCATTCTTCCTGGCCCTGTAAAATTGATTTTGACTTTGGCCTCCAGAAATGAGAATAACTTATTGTCTTAAGCTACcaaatttgttacagcagccaaagGAAATTAATACTGTTTGTCAAGGGGGAAAATAAGAGCATATATTCAAATTTGCTTGCATAAAAAAACAAAGGGagtcagacaccagtggctcatgcctgtaatcctagctactcaggaggcagagatcaggaggattatggtttgaagcctatctcaaaaaaaaaaaaaaaaaagagaaaacagggatggtggagtggctcaaggtgtaggccctgagttcacactcagtaccataaaaaaaaaaatgatgggaaGGACACACAAAAAACTACAGAGGCAACGGAGGTGGATGGGCTGGACAGAAACAAGGGAATCAGACTTCTCAGACAAtggagacagagggagacagGTGGTAAGAGAACAGAAGGGCTGACTCAGAATAGCAGAATCCCAGGGCACACAGCCAGGGAATCTGGATGTCACAGTCCGTCTGAGATCCAAATGTCCTCACCAGCCCTTATTCTTCCTGGACATAAACATAGGACCCATTGCCACTGCACCCTCCCTCCCTATTCTCTGCTGGACAAGGGCCTGTCAACTGACTACTCCAATATCCATTCTTTCTCCTCACCAACACAACTCCAACTTTGAGGCCAAAATGTGTCCTGCAAGATGACTGTATATTggattgggagtgtggctcaagtggtagagtgcttgcttagcatgtgtgagaacctaggttcaatctccagtactgtgTCCTAACTCACTTGTGCTAAGACCACCAGGGACAAACCTGTAGTCCAACGAGTTCAGGTTTATTTACCACGGCAATGAGGAAGCCTGAATGCCAGAGATACCATGGGGAGTCTCATCCAACAAAGGAAGAGAGTTATCTGGGTTCAGGGAAAAAGCAAAATCAAGTGAAATGTAAATGAAGCAGTGTTTGTTTGAATAGGCTTGAAGCAAATAGAACTGTGTCAACAGGCTGATATCAGGTCTACACTGTGAAGTGGGCCCAGGCTCCTGTCTCTTTGGAGACAATAAAGTTTACACTGACTTGGAATACTGTGTTCAGAAACCTCTTTCTTAAGCTTTGAACCTAGACTGTAAATGAAAGCTGCTTTTCTGTGTCAAAGTAACTTACGCAAAATTGAGACGTTTAATTCTTACTGATATAATTTCAAACAGCAAAGTTTGTGATATTCTCTGATTTTAGACAACAAACCTTCCCAGTAAGAAAGCAGTAGTCTGCTGGAAGaatggttcaaacagtagagcacctgcctaacaagcatgagtccctgagttcataccccagcccctccaaaaagaaaaaaaaaagcagtagtcAAATAAGCAGTGCCACTTCAGTACCTGTAGTCAGTTATCTAAGAACCTTTCAATTCCGACGTCCTAAAGACTCAAGTTGGACCAGGTGGCCTGCACAGCTGCATTCATCCTTGGGCCCCGCCCCTCCCAGGGCCCCGCCCCCTCAGGCTCCGCCCCAGGCTCCCACCTCCCTTGGGCACCGCCCCCCAGGACCCCGCCTTCTTCAAGCCCCGCCCCGCTCCGCGCTTGTGCTCACTTGTAGAAGCTCACTGGGCGGTTGTCCGCACCCAGTCGGCCGGCAGTATTGGAGCAGTTCGGAGCCCTGCAATACTTAGGCATGGCTGACCAACCCCGATGAGTTTTGCTGTGCCAGCGGCTGCACTTTGGTCCTTGTAGGGCTCCGCCGAATCCCGCCCCGCCCGCGCGCTCTCTGCCTGCCTCACATGACGCCCTCGGTGTTTTGTCACGTGATGGGGGAATGCTCCAGGCGCCT from Castor canadensis chromosome 16, mCasCan1.hap1v2, whole genome shotgun sequence harbors:
- the Thap8 gene encoding THAP domain-containing protein 8, with the translated sequence MPKYCRAPNCSNTAGRLGADNRPVSFYKFPLKDGPRLQAWLRRMGREHWVPSCHQHLCSEHFTPSCFQWRWGVRYLRPDAVPSIFSRAPPAKSSRRSRSAEKPLAPPPPPAPEAAPGSPEPAGAAAGPVQVVVLAPTSASPEAAATVLLAPVPAAPGAGVSAQSPRAGLRAALGALQRRVRRLQRRHERHQAQLRALEQLAQQLRSDSARARRGPPRVLPGPKESQTFIICGGPDIAVVLAQGPAPATLDAKPELLDTQTPSA